From the Leptolyngbya sp. O-77 genome, one window contains:
- the carA gene encoding glutamine-hydrolyzing carbamoyl-phosphate synthase small subunit, translated as MGLVTAPPALLVLADGTVFRGFSFGASGTSIGEVVFNTGMTGYQEVLTDPSYRGQIVTFTYPELGNTGVNPEDEESAGPQVKGAIARNICSRPSNWRSTQSLPDYLKQHHIPGIYGIDTRALTRKLRSVGAMNGGISTEILDPAELLMQVQEAPSMAGLNLVKDVTTTEIYEWNEPTPPEWEFSEGVSQSAEPLTVVAIDFGIKRNILRRLASYGCRVIVVPADTPPETILSYNPDGIFLSNGPGDPAANTDGIETTKALLKAQKPVFGICMGHQILGLSMGGESFKLKFGHRGLNQPAGLRQKVEITSQNHGFAIAQESLPDADVEITHLNLNDRTVAGLRHKTLPMFSVQYHPEASPGPHDADYLFEQFVRQMRESKG; from the coding sequence ATGGGTTTGGTAACGGCTCCCCCGGCGCTGCTGGTGTTGGCGGATGGCACGGTGTTTCGCGGATTTTCTTTTGGCGCGTCGGGCACCAGCATCGGCGAGGTAGTGTTCAACACGGGCATGACGGGATATCAAGAAGTCTTGACCGATCCCAGCTATCGCGGGCAGATTGTCACCTTTACCTATCCCGAACTGGGCAATACGGGCGTGAACCCGGAGGATGAGGAATCGGCGGGGCCCCAGGTGAAGGGGGCGATCGCCCGCAATATTTGCTCCCGCCCTAGCAACTGGCGCTCCACCCAGTCTCTCCCCGACTACCTCAAGCAGCACCACATCCCCGGCATCTACGGCATCGACACCCGCGCCCTCACCCGCAAGCTGCGCTCCGTCGGCGCGATGAACGGCGGCATCTCTACCGAAATTCTCGACCCAGCAGAGTTGCTGATGCAGGTGCAGGAAGCCCCCAGCATGGCCGGGCTGAACCTGGTCAAAGACGTGACCACGACGGAAATTTACGAATGGAACGAGCCGACCCCGCCAGAGTGGGAATTTAGCGAAGGGGTTTCACAATCGGCAGAGCCGCTGACCGTGGTCGCGATCGACTTTGGCATCAAGCGCAACATCCTGCGGCGGCTGGCCAGCTACGGCTGTCGAGTCATTGTGGTGCCCGCCGACACGCCCCCCGAAACCATCCTGAGCTACAACCCGGACGGCATTTTCCTGTCCAACGGGCCCGGCGACCCCGCCGCCAACACCGACGGCATTGAAACCACCAAAGCTTTGCTCAAGGCCCAGAAGCCCGTCTTTGGCATCTGCATGGGCCACCAGATTCTGGGTCTGTCGATGGGTGGCGAATCTTTCAAGCTCAAGTTTGGCCATCGCGGGCTAAACCAGCCCGCGGGCTTGCGGCAAAAGGTGGAAATTACCAGCCAGAATCACGGCTTTGCGATCGCCCAGGAGTCGCTTCCCGACGCTGACGTAGAAATCACCCACCTGAACCTGAACGATCGCACGGTGGCCGGGCTGCGCCACAAAACCTTGCCCATGTTCTCGGTGCAATATCACCCCGAAGCCAGCCCCGGCCCCCACGATGCAGACTATCTGTTTGAGCAGTTTGTGCGCCAAATGCGCGAGAGTAAAGGCTAG
- a CDS encoding O-antigen ligase domain-containing protein, which yields MEVISSPQPTGNQSLPGWIAIAGVFSIATLGALVGAGGLVRLFFPASALLVAVLLYFRYPLLYVGFAWWIWFLTPLLRRISDYNSFWDEKGVILLAPYLVTFVSVLTLVRYLPRTPKMGGLPFVLAIASVVYAFLIGLILDNPPLAVIRSFLDWICPILFGFHLFANWHDYPSYRRNVQRVFLWCVLLTGLYGIYQFMVAPPWDGFWLIRTKLVSFGKPEPFEIRVWSTMHSPGPFAVVMMAGLLLLFSERSVLGIPAAVSGYLSILLSMVRSGLGRLGWAGLLAAFASTTPKYQMRLVVTILVLVLCVTPLTVMEPFDEVISERVESISNLARDQSFRDRSRNHDRDFNVAITRVLGRGMGSTWIVNERNGKLEMIVLDSAILDIFFTLGWAGALPYLGGVIFLLVSLFKDSAARADSVASAARGISLAVFFQFIFSSVMLGLSGMILWGLYGHCPGPPAAIIVIAKIC from the coding sequence ATGGAAGTCATTTCGAGTCCACAGCCGACTGGCAACCAGTCCCTACCCGGATGGATTGCGATCGCCGGAGTGTTTAGCATTGCCACGCTGGGGGCGCTAGTTGGGGCAGGCGGTTTGGTGCGGCTGTTTTTTCCAGCCTCGGCGCTGCTGGTGGCGGTGTTGCTCTACTTCCGCTATCCGCTGCTCTACGTTGGGTTTGCCTGGTGGATCTGGTTCCTCACGCCCCTCCTCCGGCGCATCAGCGACTACAACAGCTTTTGGGACGAAAAGGGCGTGATTCTGCTTGCGCCTTACCTGGTCACGTTCGTCAGTGTGCTAACGCTAGTGCGCTATCTGCCCCGCACGCCGAAAATGGGTGGACTGCCCTTTGTGCTGGCGATCGCCAGCGTGGTCTATGCCTTTCTGATCGGACTCATTCTCGATAATCCACCGCTTGCGGTGATCCGTTCCTTCCTGGACTGGATTTGCCCCATCTTATTTGGCTTTCACCTGTTTGCAAACTGGCACGATTATCCCAGCTACCGCAGAAACGTCCAGCGCGTATTTCTCTGGTGTGTCTTGCTCACAGGTCTCTACGGCATCTACCAGTTTATGGTTGCGCCGCCGTGGGACGGTTTTTGGCTGATTCGCACCAAGCTCGTCAGCTTTGGCAAACCAGAGCCGTTTGAAATCCGGGTCTGGAGTACCATGCACTCGCCTGGCCCGTTTGCCGTGGTGATGATGGCAGGGCTGCTGCTGCTGTTTTCTGAGCGCAGCGTATTGGGCATTCCCGCAGCCGTCAGCGGCTACCTGTCGATTCTGCTCAGTATGGTGCGTTCGGGCCTGGGGCGGCTGGGGTGGGCGGGGCTGCTGGCGGCCTTTGCGTCTACCACGCCCAAGTATCAAATGCGGCTGGTGGTCACGATTTTGGTGCTGGTGCTGTGCGTCACGCCGCTGACGGTGATGGAGCCGTTTGACGAGGTCATTAGCGAACGGGTTGAGTCGATTTCTAACCTCGCCCGCGACCAGAGTTTCCGCGATCGCTCTCGAAACCACGACCGCGATTTCAACGTGGCCATTACGCGAGTCTTGGGGCGCGGCATGGGCAGTACGTGGATTGTGAATGAGCGCAACGGCAAGCTGGAAATGATTGTGCTAGACAGCGCCATTCTCGACATTTTCTTCACGCTGGGCTGGGCAGGAGCGCTGCCCTATTTGGGGGGAGTTATTTTCCTATTGGTCAGTCTGTTCAAAGATTCTGCTGCTCGCGCCGACTCGGTTGCCAGCGCCGCGCGGGGCATTTCGCTAGCGGTGTTTTTCCAGTTCATCTTCAGCAGCGTCATGCTGGGGCTGTCTGGCATGATTCTGTGGGGGCTTTATGGGCATTGCCCTGGGCCGCCAGCCGCTATCATCGTCATCGCAAAAATCTGTTAA
- a CDS encoding glycosyltransferase family 2 protein: MKLTVIIPTYCRADDLRRCLAALAQQARSPDEVIVVVRDTDRNTWEFLETSVPPGLPLQTISVVAPGVVAAMNRGLEAAQGDVICFTDDDAAPHPDWLARIEQHFLADPHLGGLGGRDRIQHLPESLAGRPCTVGKLQWFGRPIGNHHLGMGAAREVDILKGVNMSFRRTAIAHRPFDTRMRGTGAQAHFELAMSLALRRDGWRLVYDPAVLVDHYPAPRHDEDQRHQFSAIARQNAVHNETLALLEHFSPVQQAIFLLYALLLGHRDAFGLAQLVRYVPQQRDLAMRQWAAAMQGRWQGIQTWWASRKRGPKAGVGGQEWGLRG; encoded by the coding sequence ATGAAACTCACCGTCATCATTCCCACCTACTGCCGCGCTGACGACCTGCGGCGCTGTCTGGCGGCCCTGGCCCAGCAAGCGCGATCGCCTGATGAGGTGATCGTGGTGGTGCGCGATACGGATCGAAACACCTGGGAGTTTTTGGAAACGAGTGTGCCACCGGGGTTGCCGCTGCAAACCATAAGCGTGGTTGCTCCGGGTGTAGTGGCGGCAATGAACCGGGGCCTGGAAGCTGCCCAGGGAGACGTGATTTGTTTTACAGACGACGACGCTGCGCCTCACCCGGACTGGCTGGCTCGCATCGAGCAGCATTTCCTGGCCGATCCTCACCTGGGCGGGCTGGGCGGGCGCGATCGCATCCAGCACTTGCCCGAATCTCTGGCCGGACGACCCTGCACCGTGGGAAAGCTGCAATGGTTTGGTCGGCCCATTGGCAATCATCATCTGGGCATGGGCGCAGCGCGAGAGGTCGATATTCTCAAAGGCGTGAACATGAGCTTCCGCCGAACGGCGATCGCCCATCGACCGTTCGATACCCGAATGCGCGGCACGGGGGCCCAGGCTCATTTTGAACTGGCCATGAGTCTGGCGCTGCGGCGCGACGGCTGGCGGTTAGTTTATGATCCAGCCGTGTTGGTCGATCACTACCCCGCCCCCCGGCATGACGAAGACCAGCGCCACCAGTTCAGCGCGATCGCCCGCCAAAACGCGGTTCACAACGAAACTCTAGCCCTGCTGGAACACTTTTCACCTGTGCAGCAGGCAATATTCCTGCTCTATGCCCTGCTGCTGGGGCATCGGGATGCCTTTGGGCTGGCCCAGCTAGTCCGATATGTTCCCCAGCAGCGCGACTTGGCCATGCGTCAGTGGGCGGCAGCCATGCAAGGGCGATGGCAGGGCATTCAAACCTGGTGGGCCAGCCGGAAGCGGGGGCCCAAGGCAGGGGTTGGAGGACAGGAATGGGGACTGAGAGGGTAG
- a CDS encoding glycosyltransferase family 4 protein, with translation MTLLASEVAPDLVQHPGISLGVAIPVNGLPTELLRNLMFSWQSRRWLAKHAVEFDLVKLNGAITDFPADINAVHFVHHDWLRFAKRSLRESPANHTSGLRGLYQRLYTALNAHWEKRAFRRSGLLIAVSQQVKQSLLSIGVPEEKIRLILNGVDTVEFSPGKVSRDLWNLPAEVPLGLFAGDIKTPRKNLDTVLHALTQVSALHLAVAGDTEGSPYPKLAEGLGVGDRVHFLGYRRDLKDLMKAVDLFIFPSRYEACSLVLLEALATGLPVVTAATTGGAEIVTPDCGVVLPDPNDVDQLAQTLNALIADPTRRSHMGLAARRRAEAHTWDGMAQQYLDLFDAMCCPVAADHPQTADHETHRHHSHLLPR, from the coding sequence GTGACGCTGCTGGCCAGCGAGGTTGCGCCAGACCTGGTGCAGCATCCAGGGATTAGCTTGGGTGTGGCGATTCCGGTCAATGGTCTGCCGACCGAGTTGCTGAGAAACTTGATGTTTTCCTGGCAGAGTCGGCGCTGGTTGGCAAAGCACGCCGTTGAGTTCGATTTGGTCAAGCTCAATGGCGCGATTACTGATTTTCCGGCAGACATCAATGCCGTGCATTTTGTCCACCATGACTGGCTGCGATTTGCGAAGCGATCCCTGCGGGAATCGCCCGCCAATCACACCTCTGGTCTGCGGGGGCTATATCAGCGGCTCTATACGGCACTCAATGCCCATTGGGAAAAGCGGGCGTTTCGTCGCTCTGGGCTTCTGATTGCAGTTTCTCAGCAGGTCAAACAAAGCCTATTAAGTATTGGAGTGCCAGAAGAAAAGATTCGGCTCATCTTGAATGGGGTCGATACGGTAGAGTTTTCACCCGGCAAGGTCAGTCGCGATTTGTGGAACCTACCCGCAGAAGTGCCGTTGGGACTATTTGCTGGAGATATTAAAACCCCTAGAAAAAACCTGGATACTGTGCTGCACGCTCTGACTCAGGTTTCAGCTTTGCATTTGGCAGTCGCAGGCGACACAGAGGGCAGCCCCTATCCCAAACTGGCAGAGGGACTCGGCGTTGGCGATCGCGTTCATTTTTTGGGCTATCGCCGCGACCTCAAAGACCTGATGAAAGCTGTCGATCTGTTCATTTTTCCATCCCGCTACGAAGCCTGTTCGCTCGTGCTGCTAGAAGCCCTGGCCACCGGGTTGCCTGTGGTGACTGCGGCAACCACGGGCGGCGCAGAAATCGTCACCCCCGATTGCGGCGTGGTGCTGCCCGACCCCAACGATGTGGATCAGCTGGCCCAAACGCTGAACGCGCTGATTGCTGACCCCACGCGGCGATCGCACATGGGGCTTGCAGCCCGCCGTCGCGCCGAAGCCCACACCTGGGACGGAATGGCTCAGCAATATCTGGACTTGTTTGACGCGATGTGCTGCCCTGTCGCTGCTGATCATCCCCAAACTGCCGACCATGAAACTCACCGTCATCATTCCCACCTACTGCCGCGCTGA
- a CDS encoding glycosyltransferase → MAAQQYAEPWEVIVADNGSTDATVAIAEQFGDRLPNLRVLDASRIGGSAHARNMAAAAARGEFLLFCDGDDEVGAGWVAAMVAALEKSDLVGGYMEYWRLNEPWLVRAYGYESGLKLFESGYLKFASGCNLGIRRVVHEAVGGFDETLLRLQDVDYSWRVQQAGFKLSYAPDAIVHFRLRGSIRSVCRRAFKFGYTEPFLYQKHRDRGMPQILSWKSIAKTVALFPVRLIGSLRDRALLCKVLMEGCWRGGELYGCIKHRYLPL, encoded by the coding sequence TTGGCAGCCCAACAGTATGCAGAGCCGTGGGAAGTGATCGTGGCAGACAATGGCTCTACAGATGCAACCGTGGCAATTGCGGAACAGTTTGGCGATCGCCTCCCCAATCTGCGTGTATTGGATGCTTCCCGAATCGGCGGCAGCGCCCATGCCCGTAACATGGCAGCAGCAGCAGCACGCGGCGAGTTTTTGCTGTTTTGCGATGGAGATGATGAGGTAGGTGCGGGCTGGGTTGCCGCGATGGTCGCAGCTCTGGAAAAGTCTGATTTGGTGGGGGGATATATGGAGTATTGGCGGCTGAATGAACCGTGGCTAGTGCGGGCCTACGGTTATGAAAGCGGACTGAAGCTGTTTGAATCGGGATACCTAAAGTTTGCCAGCGGGTGTAATTTGGGAATTCGTCGCGTTGTTCATGAAGCGGTAGGCGGGTTTGATGAAACGCTGCTGCGACTTCAAGATGTGGACTATTCCTGGCGCGTTCAGCAGGCTGGATTTAAGCTGAGCTATGCGCCTGATGCGATTGTTCACTTTCGGCTGCGCGGCAGTATTCGGAGCGTGTGTCGTCGAGCCTTCAAGTTTGGATACACTGAGCCGTTCCTTTATCAAAAACATCGAGACCGGGGAATGCCCCAAATTTTGAGTTGGAAGTCGATTGCCAAAACGGTTGCCCTGTTTCCAGTTCGCCTGATCGGTTCGCTGCGCGATCGCGCTTTGTTGTGTAAGGTGCTGATGGAAGGCTGCTGGCGCGGCGGCGAACTCTACGGCTGCATTAAACACCGCTATTTGCCGCTTTAG
- a CDS encoding glycosyltransferase family 2 protein, with translation MTDQNALVSVIMPTYNRPDFLRVAIQSALQQSYRNIEIIVSDNCSPENPQALIDSFCDSRIRFWRNETNLGLFGNAMKAVSLARGKYLSFLHDDDEWDARFLENLVPALEQYPEATIAFCDQFITDESGDINVQVTRKTTKNYRRDRLQSGLYQPFIEIGLVYKSIPSVAGAVIRRESIDWASISPGVGRMYDLYITYLCCKDGQAAYYLADKLVYHREHSNADTFLSGRRNGPAKISKAKVEIFCYQRFVQDHNLRPFRFHFKKLLLHAQTTLGIGLLLANRPSEARLHLFQSFRGRFFSLRTLVALLLSLVCSLVLIERSH, from the coding sequence ATGACTGACCAAAATGCACTTGTGAGCGTTATTATGCCAACCTACAATCGCCCAGATTTTTTGCGGGTGGCTATTCAAAGTGCATTGCAGCAGTCTTATAGGAATATTGAAATTATTGTTTCTGATAATTGCAGTCCCGAAAATCCTCAGGCCCTGATCGATTCATTCTGCGACTCTCGAATTCGATTTTGGCGCAACGAAACCAATCTGGGACTGTTTGGAAATGCCATGAAGGCAGTCAGCTTGGCACGTGGGAAATACCTTTCATTCTTACATGATGATGATGAGTGGGATGCCCGTTTTTTAGAGAATCTGGTTCCAGCATTAGAGCAATATCCTGAGGCAACGATTGCATTTTGCGATCAGTTTATAACTGATGAATCAGGGGATATTAATGTTCAAGTTACTCGAAAGACGACAAAAAACTATCGACGCGATCGCCTCCAAAGCGGACTATATCAACCCTTTATAGAAATCGGCTTGGTTTATAAATCTATTCCCAGTGTCGCAGGTGCCGTGATTCGCAGAGAGTCGATAGATTGGGCTAGTATTTCACCTGGAGTAGGTAGGATGTATGATCTTTACATCACGTACCTGTGCTGCAAAGACGGGCAGGCCGCCTACTACCTTGCAGACAAGCTGGTTTACCATCGGGAACATTCAAACGCCGATACATTTTTGAGTGGACGACGAAACGGCCCTGCCAAGATTTCTAAAGCCAAAGTAGAAATCTTCTGCTACCAGCGCTTTGTTCAAGACCATAATCTTCGCCCATTTAGATTTCATTTCAAGAAGTTGCTGCTACATGCCCAAACCACATTGGGGATCGGGCTGTTGTTAGCAAACCGTCCTTCAGAAGCGCGACTTCACCTGTTCCAATCGTTCAGGGGTCGGTTTTTTAGTTTGAGAACTCTGGTTGCGCTGCTGTTGAGCCTGGTGTGTTCGTTGGTGCTAATAGAGCGATCGCACTAA
- the hepA gene encoding heterocyst formation ABC transporter subunit HepA, with protein sequence MFLKLLQLVRKPLRATQFWQENYLILREFKSFRWLAIAAVCFALLASVTEGFGLGFLLAFLQSLTSPEAPPVQTRIEWFDVWILSINAPVNQRLYRVSGLIVAATCIRAVFNYLAQYYTLTSEVTLIDRLRKRVFEQLQSQRLSYFSQTRSGELVDILTSEMERIRNAFGAMSFLMTRAFTLLVYAIAILLLSWQLSLISIFLFGGLAFGFSKLNKRVRRRSTRTSQASGRLTSIAVEFINGIRTVQAFSTQNFERRRFYQASSGLVQEWKTVYRLSCLVRPLAEASATFVLVGMIILALTNRIMPVASLLTFLFILFRMVPYSQDLLGVFSHLSTMMGSVENIKRLLSDEGKQFFENGTRTFPGLSHAIEFVDVDFGYDPDHLVLKDINLCIEKGKTTALVGASGSGKSTLADLISRFYDPTAGRVFLDGVDLREFEIDSVRHRLAIVSQDTFIFNASVRSNITYGSEHATDTEVYEAARLANALEFILEMPEGFETTLGDRGIRLSGGQRQRIAIARALLRNPEILILDEATSALDSVSERLIQEALEKLSVGRTVLAIAHRLSTISGADKIVVLEQGRIVEQGGYRELIDRRDRFWRYYQIQQAS encoded by the coding sequence ATGTTTCTAAAGCTGCTGCAACTTGTTCGCAAGCCCCTCAGAGCAACTCAGTTTTGGCAAGAAAACTACCTGATCTTGAGGGAATTCAAAAGCTTTCGCTGGCTGGCGATCGCCGCAGTTTGCTTTGCGCTTTTGGCATCCGTTACAGAAGGGTTTGGGCTGGGTTTTTTGCTGGCATTTTTGCAAAGCCTTACCTCACCGGAGGCACCGCCTGTTCAAACCAGAATTGAATGGTTTGACGTTTGGATATTGAGCATTAACGCCCCAGTTAACCAGCGGCTTTATCGCGTGTCAGGGCTGATTGTGGCCGCGACTTGCATCCGGGCTGTGTTCAATTATCTGGCGCAATATTACACGCTGACGAGTGAAGTCACCCTCATTGATCGGCTCCGCAAGCGGGTGTTTGAGCAGCTCCAATCCCAGCGTCTCAGCTACTTCTCTCAAACGCGATCAGGAGAACTGGTAGACATCTTAACCAGCGAGATGGAGCGGATTAGAAATGCGTTTGGGGCGATGTCGTTTCTAATGACTCGTGCCTTTACGCTGCTGGTATATGCGATCGCCATTCTTCTATTATCCTGGCAACTTTCGCTAATCTCAATTTTCCTCTTTGGCGGGCTAGCCTTTGGGTTTTCTAAGCTGAACAAACGGGTACGGCGGCGCAGCACCAGAACCTCTCAAGCCAGCGGACGACTGACTTCTATTGCAGTTGAATTTATTAATGGAATCCGCACTGTGCAAGCCTTTTCCACTCAAAATTTTGAACGACGGCGGTTTTATCAGGCCAGTTCAGGACTTGTTCAGGAATGGAAAACGGTCTATCGCTTGTCTTGTCTGGTGCGTCCTCTTGCAGAAGCCTCGGCTACGTTTGTGCTAGTGGGCATGATCATCCTGGCGCTCACCAATCGCATTATGCCCGTTGCGTCCTTGCTAACGTTTTTATTCATTCTGTTTCGCATGGTTCCCTACAGTCAGGACTTGCTGGGGGTGTTCTCTCATCTCAGCACCATGATGGGGTCTGTAGAAAATATCAAGCGGCTCTTGAGCGACGAAGGCAAGCAATTTTTTGAAAACGGTACGCGCACTTTTCCAGGGTTATCTCATGCGATTGAGTTTGTAGATGTCGATTTTGGCTATGACCCCGATCATCTGGTGTTAAAAGATATCAATCTTTGCATCGAAAAAGGCAAGACTACGGCCCTGGTTGGGGCATCGGGTTCTGGCAAATCTACGCTAGCAGATTTGATTTCTCGCTTCTATGATCCGACTGCTGGGCGGGTGTTTTTAGATGGGGTTGATCTACGAGAGTTCGAGATCGATTCCGTTCGCCATCGGTTGGCGATTGTGAGTCAAGATACGTTTATTTTCAATGCGTCTGTGCGGAGCAACATTACCTATGGTTCAGAACACGCGACTGATACCGAAGTGTATGAAGCCGCACGGTTGGCAAATGCGCTGGAGTTTATTCTAGAGATGCCGGAGGGGTTTGAAACCACGCTGGGCGATCGCGGCATTCGGCTATCGGGTGGGCAGCGCCAGCGAATTGCGATCGCCCGCGCCTTGTTACGAAACCCTGAAATTCTGATTCTGGACGAGGCCACCAGCGCTCTGGATTCGGTATCTGAAAGACTGATTCAGGAAGCGTTGGAGAAGCTTTCGGTGGGCCGAACCGTGTTGGCGATCGCCCATCGGCTCTCGACCATTTCAGGCGCAGACAAAATTGTGGTGCTAGAACAAGGAAGAATTGTCGAGCAGGGTGGCTATCGAGAACTGATTGATCGGCGCGATCGCTTCTGGAGATACTACCAAATTCAGCAGGCATCGTGA